A single region of the Musa acuminata AAA Group cultivar baxijiao chromosome BXJ1-11, Cavendish_Baxijiao_AAA, whole genome shotgun sequence genome encodes:
- the LOC103971244 gene encoding uncharacterized protein LOC103971244, translating into MGVGRWVSLLLAFGCLFGVLDASAGDADPLYRNCVVQCEKTGNIGDHAIQHCKFSFTDVPLNGSWYMQKPLYLQWKQLNCRSDCRYYCMMQSEYQREKLGLGPAKYHGKWPFKRVFVFQEPLSAVLSAFNLLMHFIGWLTFFILVSYKLPLRPQSRRTYYEYTGLWHIYGLLSMNAWYWSAIFHTRDFDLTEKLDYSSAVAVLGYSLILSLLRIFNVKDEASRVMFAAPILAFVTTHILYLNFYEMDYGWNMKVCLVMGVSQILMWVIWGGVTRHPSRFKLWTAMIGCALAMLLEIYDFPPFHGYVDAHALWHATTIPLTYLWWSFIKDDAKFRTSTLVKKVK; encoded by the exons ATGGGCGTCGGCCGATGGGTCTCGCTTCTTCTCGCGTTCGGATGCCTTTTTGGAGTTCTCGATGCCAGCGCTGGTGACGCGGATCCGCTCTACAG AAATTGTGTTGTGCAATGCGAAAAGACTGGAAATATTGGGGACCATGCCATCCAGCACTGCAAGTTTTCATTTACTGATGTCCCTCTCAATGGTTCATGGTATATGCAAAAGCCACTTTATTTGCAGTGGAAACAACTGAACTGCAGGAGCGACTGCCGTTACTACTGTATGATGCAGAGTGAATATCAAAGGGAAAAACTTGGTTTGGGTCCTGCTAAATATCATGGAAAATGGCCGTTCAAACGTGTATTTGTTTTCCAG GAGCCTCTTTCTGCTGTCCTCTCGGCGTTCAATCTGTTGATGCATTTCATTGGCTGGCTAACCTTTTTCATCTTAGTATCTTACAAGTTGCCTCTTAGGCCTCAAAGTCGGAGGACATACTATGAGTACACAGGCTTATGGCATATATATGGGTTATTGTCTATGAATGCTTGGTATTGGAGTGCTATATTCCATACTCG AGATTTTGACTTGACGGAAAAGTTAGATTACTCATCTGCTGTGGCTGTACTTGGATATTCTCTCATTTTGTCTCTATTGAGGATATTCAATGTGAAGGATGAGGCTTCAAGGGTTATGTTTGCTGCCCCAATTTTAGCCTTTGTGACAACACATATCTTGTACCTCAATTTCTATGAAATGGACTATG GGTGGAATATGAAAGTGTGCCTTGTGATGGGTGTTTCTCAGATTCTGATGTGGGTAATCTGGGGTGGTGTAACTCGTCATCCCTCACGCTTCAAGCTGTGGACAGCTATGATCGGATGTGCTCTTGCAATGCTTTTGGAGATTTACGACTTCCCTCCTTTTCATGGatatgtagatgctcatgctCTCTGGCATGCCACCACCATTCCCCTCACATACCTCTGGTGGAGCTTTATCAAGGATGATGCTAAATTCAGGACATCCACTCTTGTGAAAAAGGTCAAGTAA